A DNA window from Candidatus Dadabacteria bacterium contains the following coding sequences:
- a CDS encoding AbrB/MazE/SpoVT family DNA-binding domain-containing protein — MAKVSSKLQVTVPKAIAERYGIRPGDDIRFEEAGETIRVVPPNAQAQKKELDTETRLRMFDEATARQRAREAVRPMSPATERGWTREELYTRGSPDAD; from the coding sequence ATGGCTAAAGTAAGCAGTAAATTGCAGGTAACGGTGCCAAAAGCAATTGCCGAGCGTTACGGAATCCGGCCAGGGGATGATATACGTTTTGAGGAGGCCGGAGAGACCATTCGCGTGGTGCCCCCCAATGCCCAAGCGCAGAAAAAGGAGCTCGATACCGAAACGCGTCTGCGTATGTTTGATGAGGCAACCGCACGCCAACGGGCCCGTGAAGCGGTGAGACCAATGTCTCCAGCGACTGAGCGGGGCTGGACCCGGGAAGAACTCTACACTCGGGGCAGCCCAGATGCTGATTGA
- a CDS encoding addiction module protein, which yields MKNLSIHERIRLLENLWDSIASDQNSISLSFVQKVELDKRLEAYETDKNPGRPVDGVVPEIRGKL from the coding sequence TTGAAGAATTTATCGATCCATGAGCGGATTCGTCTTTTAGAAAACCTATGGGACAGCATCGCCTCCGATCAGAACTCTATCTCTCTTTCATTCGTGCAGAAAGTCGAACTGGACAAGAGGCTCGAGGCTTACGAAACAGATAAAAATCCGGGACGACCGGTGGATGGAGTCGTTCCGGAAATCCGTGGGAAACTGTGA